A stretch of Vibrio sp. B1FLJ16 DNA encodes these proteins:
- the hutH gene encoding histidine ammonia-lyase, which translates to MTFRYGVDRLNLDIVNGIADGSIKAELCEEALDKINTSRRNVDVMAASDKAVYGINTGFGPLCDTQISPEETHLLQKNLLITHAVGVGEPIAKPISKLMLITKVHALSQGFSGIRLEVVERMLAFIELDLIPVVPEQGSVGASGDLAPLSHLFLPLIGEGEFWQGDSIVPAAEALREHGLEPLELHAKEGLALINGTQFILSHAITGLTKMRYLLDLADLAGAMSIEGMQGSSSPFREELHLTRAFAGNLEVAARMRRFFKDSENMASHTDCDRVQDPYSLRCIPQVHGASRNAYNHLKELAEIEMNSVTDNPIVISSEEAISGGSFHGQPLAMVLDYASIAAAELGNIADRRCYLLLEGLHGLPRLLTSSGGLNSGMMIPQYATAALVTENKSLCFPPSADSVPTSMGQEDHVSMGSISGRKLNQILGNLEKIFAIELMYAAQAIDFRRPNKCSDLIEENFQIIREKVAKLEEDRLLKPDIDAMIKLVKTQAFNVN; encoded by the coding sequence ATGACGTTTAGATATGGTGTAGACCGACTAAACCTTGATATTGTAAATGGAATCGCTGACGGCAGTATCAAAGCCGAACTGTGTGAAGAAGCTTTAGATAAAATTAATACCAGCCGTCGCAATGTTGACGTGATGGCTGCTTCAGACAAAGCGGTGTACGGCATCAATACCGGTTTTGGTCCTTTATGTGATACTCAAATCTCACCTGAAGAGACGCATCTGCTACAAAAAAACCTCCTTATTACTCATGCGGTTGGTGTCGGTGAGCCGATTGCTAAACCAATCTCTAAGCTAATGCTGATCACTAAGGTTCACGCGTTAAGCCAGGGTTTCTCAGGTATTCGCCTGGAAGTCGTTGAACGTATGTTGGCGTTTATCGAACTTGATCTTATTCCTGTTGTACCAGAGCAAGGTTCTGTAGGTGCATCGGGTGACTTAGCACCGCTTTCTCATCTGTTCTTACCACTAATTGGTGAAGGTGAGTTCTGGCAGGGCGACAGTATCGTTCCTGCTGCTGAGGCGCTACGTGAACACGGCCTTGAGCCGCTTGAGCTGCACGCGAAAGAAGGTCTGGCGCTTATCAACGGCACACAGTTCATTCTGTCTCACGCTATTACTGGTCTAACCAAAATGCGCTATCTGCTTGATCTGGCAGACCTGGCTGGTGCGATGAGTATTGAAGGTATGCAGGGCAGCAGCTCTCCATTCCGTGAAGAGCTTCACCTGACTCGTGCTTTTGCTGGTAACCTTGAAGTTGCAGCTCGTATGCGCCGATTCTTCAAAGACTCTGAAAACATGGCTTCACACACTGATTGTGATCGTGTGCAAGACCCATATTCACTGCGTTGTATTCCACAAGTACACGGTGCGTCTCGCAACGCATACAATCACCTGAAAGAACTTGCTGAAATCGAAATGAACTCTGTAACTGATAACCCGATTGTTATCAGCTCAGAAGAAGCGATTTCTGGTGGTAGTTTCCACGGCCAACCACTGGCGATGGTACTGGACTACGCATCAATTGCAGCAGCAGAACTTGGTAACATTGCAGACCGTCGCTGTTACCTGTTGCTTGAGGGTTTACATGGCCTGCCGCGTCTTCTGACGAGTTCAGGTGGTCTTAATTCAGGCATGATGATCCCGCAGTATGCGACTGCAGCGTTAGTAACTGAAAACAAATCACTTTGTTTCCCGCCTTCTGCTGATAGCGTGCCAACCTCTATGGGTCAGGAAGACCACGTTTCGATGGGTAGCATCTCTGGACGTAAACTTAACCAGATTCTAGGTAACCTGGAAAAGATCTTCGCTATCGAACTGATGTATGCTGCACAAGCTATCGACTTCAGACGTCCGAACAAATGTTCAGACCTGATTGAAGAAAACTTCCAGATTATCCGTGAGAAGGTTGCCAAGCTTGAAGAAGACCGACTGCTGAAGCCTGACATCGACGCGATGATCAAACTTGTTAAAACACAAGCATTTAATGTGAACTAA
- a CDS encoding urocanate hydratase translates to MVTVLNFQEQIKQGIPGTLPEARPYPAGVNRAPKRKDILSPEEKQLAIRNALRYFPKEWHQELAAEFAQELKDFGRIYMYRFKPNYDLKARSIADYPAKCEQAAAIMLMIDNNLDPAVAQHPEELITYGGNGAVFQNWAQYLLTMKYLSEMESDQTLHLYSGHPMGLFPSSEEAPRVVVTNGMMIPNYSKPDDWEKFNALGVTQYGQMTAGSFMYIGPQGIVHGTTITVMNAFRKVLEKDQSPKGKIFLTAGLGGMSGAQPKAGNIANCITVCAEVNPKAAIKRHEQGWVDELVDNMDALVERVREAQANEEVVSIAFIGNVVEVWETFYEKDIFVHLGSDQTSLHNPWSGGYYPVEISYEESNRLIREEPEVFKVKVQETLKRHADAVNKHTARGTYFFDYGNAFLLEASRAGGDVMAENGIDFKYPSYVQDILGPMCFDYGFGPFRWVCTSGKPEDLDRTDEIAAEVLSKIMQESPEEIQQQMQDNITWIKDAKQNKLVVGSQARILYADAQGRMEIAKAFNDAINRGEIGPVVLGRDHHDVSGTDSPFRETSNIYDGSRFTADMAIHNVIGDGFRGATWVSIHNGGGVGWGEVINGGFGMLLDGSDNAERRLKSMLLFDVNNGIARRSWARNKEANFAIKREMERTPKLKVTLANQVDDDIIDNLSF, encoded by the coding sequence ATGGTAACAGTGTTAAATTTTCAAGAACAGATTAAGCAAGGCATCCCTGGCACACTGCCGGAAGCAAGACCGTATCCGGCTGGTGTAAACCGTGCGCCAAAGCGTAAAGACATTTTATCTCCTGAAGAAAAGCAATTAGCTATTCGTAACGCATTGCGCTATTTCCCGAAAGAGTGGCATCAGGAACTGGCTGCCGAGTTCGCTCAAGAGCTGAAAGATTTCGGCCGTATCTACATGTACCGTTTCAAGCCGAACTACGACCTGAAAGCGCGCTCTATCGCTGATTACCCAGCAAAATGTGAGCAAGCAGCGGCTATCATGCTAATGATCGACAACAACTTAGATCCAGCAGTAGCGCAGCACCCAGAAGAGTTAATCACTTACGGTGGTAACGGTGCGGTATTCCAGAACTGGGCACAATACCTGCTGACAATGAAATATCTGAGTGAGATGGAAAGCGATCAAACGCTACACCTGTACTCTGGTCACCCAATGGGTCTGTTCCCGTCTTCAGAAGAAGCGCCTCGTGTTGTTGTAACTAACGGCATGATGATCCCGAACTACTCTAAGCCAGATGATTGGGAAAAATTCAACGCGCTAGGCGTGACTCAATACGGTCAGATGACGGCGGGTTCGTTCATGTACATCGGTCCACAGGGCATCGTACACGGCACGACAATCACAGTAATGAACGCATTCCGTAAGGTACTGGAAAAAGATCAAAGCCCGAAAGGTAAGATCTTCCTGACTGCGGGTCTGGGCGGTATGAGTGGTGCTCAGCCTAAAGCAGGTAACATCGCTAACTGTATTACTGTTTGTGCAGAAGTGAACCCGAAAGCGGCGATCAAGCGCCACGAGCAAGGTTGGGTTGATGAGCTTGTTGATAACATGGACGCGCTAGTAGAGCGTGTTCGCGAAGCTCAAGCTAACGAAGAAGTAGTTTCTATTGCCTTCATCGGTAACGTGGTTGAAGTATGGGAAACTTTCTACGAGAAAGACATTTTCGTACACCTAGGCTCTGACCAAACGTCACTACATAACCCTTGGTCAGGCGGTTACTACCCAGTAGAGATCAGCTACGAAGAGTCGAACCGTCTTATCCGTGAAGAGCCAGAAGTGTTCAAGGTAAAAGTACAGGAAACTCTGAAGCGTCACGCTGATGCAGTCAACAAGCACACTGCTCGTGGTACTTACTTCTTTGACTACGGTAACGCATTCTTGCTTGAAGCCTCTCGCGCTGGTGGCGATGTGATGGCTGAAAACGGCATCGACTTTAAGTACCCGTCATACGTACAGGACATTCTTGGTCCTATGTGTTTTGACTATGGTTTTGGTCCATTCCGTTGGGTTTGTACTTCAGGTAAACCAGAAGATCTAGATCGTACTGATGAGATTGCTGCAGAAGTGCTAAGCAAGATCATGCAAGAGTCGCCAGAAGAAATTCAACAGCAGATGCAAGACAACATCACTTGGATCAAAGATGCGAAGCAGAACAAACTGGTAGTTGGTTCTCAAGCTCGTATCCTTTACGCTGACGCGCAAGGTCGTATGGAAATCGCGAAAGCATTTAACGATGCGATCAACCGCGGCGAAATCGGTCCTGTGGTACTTGGTCGTGACCACCACGACGTAAGTGGTACAGATTCACCGTTCCGTGAAACGTCAAACATCTACGATGGCAGCCGCTTTACTGCTGACATGGCGATCCACAACGTGATTGGCGACGGCTTCCGCGGCGCTACTTGGGTTTCTATTCATAACGGCGGCGGTGTAGGCTGGGGTGAAGTAATCAACGGCGGCTTTGGTATGCTGCTTGATGGTAGTGACAATGCAGAGCGCAGACTGAAGTCTATGCTGTTGTTCGATGTGAACAATGGTATCGCACGTCGTAGTTGGGCTCGTAACAAAGAAGCGAACTTCGCTATCAAACGCGAAATGGAAAGAACACCTAAGCTAAAAGTAACGTTAGCTAACCAGGTTGACGATGACATCATCGATAACTTGTCGTTCTAA
- a CDS encoding PEP-CTERM sorting domain-containing protein (PEP-CTERM proteins occur, often in large numbers, in the proteomes of bacteria that also encode an exosortase, a predicted intramembrane cysteine proteinase. The presence of a PEP-CTERM domain at a protein's C-terminus predicts cleavage within the sorting domain, followed by covalent anchoring to some some component of the (usually Gram-negative) cell surface. Many PEP-CTERM proteins exhibit an unusual sequence composition that includes large numbers of potential glycosylation sites. Expression of one such protein has been shown restore the ability of a bacterium to form floc, a type of biofilm.): protein MKLVKTLAVMACGLLLHANAQADEILIDDFSTLQGPVSDLVVGGGGASNQISSVGGDILGGYRDIYVEEVDNGIDTGDDASLGIHVQVSNGRFSATLDDLVKGYAVITYDGANEVGSNWEGNVDTNGLGSQDWSDTAYFSFEEISNDIIAPVQLIVWTNDNEDGVTFVKHIADLTTDGDINDGGLYDSQTSLSEFADAGSINWASVGAFQAVFNLDSTGNLDNSEISVDLSLSRAVLVTEVPEPAALSMFGAGMLMLGFVGYRRRKNQ from the coding sequence ATGAAATTAGTTAAAACGTTAGCTGTTATGGCTTGTGGCTTACTTTTGCATGCGAATGCGCAGGCAGACGAGATATTGATTGATGATTTTTCTACCCTTCAGGGGCCAGTTAGTGACTTAGTCGTTGGTGGTGGAGGGGCTTCCAATCAAATCAGCTCTGTTGGTGGTGACATACTAGGTGGTTATCGTGATATCTATGTTGAAGAAGTCGATAACGGTATTGATACGGGGGACGACGCTTCTCTGGGGATTCATGTCCAGGTTTCTAACGGTCGATTTAGTGCCACACTTGATGACCTTGTTAAAGGTTATGCTGTCATCACCTATGATGGCGCGAATGAGGTAGGTAGCAACTGGGAAGGAAATGTAGATACTAACGGCTTAGGTAGTCAGGACTGGTCTGACACCGCTTACTTCTCATTTGAAGAAATCTCTAATGACATCATCGCCCCCGTTCAGTTAATCGTCTGGACCAATGACAACGAAGATGGAGTGACTTTTGTTAAGCACATTGCTGACCTTACAACCGACGGTGATATCAATGATGGCGGTTTATACGACTCACAAACCTCTCTTAGCGAGTTTGCGGACGCCGGCAGTATCAACTGGGCGAGTGTAGGGGCGTTTCAGGCCGTATTTAACCTAGACAGTACCGGAAACCTTGACAACAGTGAAATAAGTGTCGATTTAAGTTTGTCTCGCGCGGTGCTGGTAACTGAGGTACCAGAGCCAGCTGCGCTATCCATGTTTGGTGCGGGCATGCTGATGTTAGGTTTTGTGGGATACAGACGCAGGAAGAATCAGTAA
- a CDS encoding PEP-CTERM sorting domain-containing protein, translating into MKIIRALSVMTCAVLLHANAQAAEILIDDFSTNQGPVSDLVVGGGGNFNQISSGGGDILGDYRDIYVEEVDNGIDPTKAADDPSLGIHVQVSNGRFSATLDDLVKAYAVVTYDGSNEVGSDWEAGVDVDGLGGVDWTGTTGFQFDSVSNDIVAPVQLIIWTNDSGDGVTFVKHVMDYDTLGDINDGGLYDAFFSVNGFANASSINWASVGAFQAIFNLDTTGDITHSKVAVDLSLARATAVQVPEPAALSMFSAGVLMLGFVGYRRRKISKR; encoded by the coding sequence ATGAAAATTATTAGAGCGTTATCTGTTATGACTTGTGCAGTGCTTTTGCATGCGAATGCACAGGCAGCGGAAATCTTGATTGATGATTTTTCTACCAATCAAGGCCCTGTAAGCGACTTAGTTGTTGGTGGTGGTGGGAATTTTAATCAAATCAGTTCTGGTGGTGGTGACATACTTGGCGATTATCGTGATATCTACGTCGAGGAAGTTGATAACGGCATTGATCCGACTAAGGCGGCGGATGATCCTTCTTTAGGGATTCATGTCCAGGTATCAAATGGACGATTTAGCGCCACACTCGATGACCTTGTTAAAGCTTATGCGGTCGTAACTTACGATGGCTCGAACGAGGTTGGCAGCGATTGGGAAGCCGGTGTCGATGTTGATGGTTTAGGTGGTGTGGATTGGACAGGTACGACCGGATTCCAGTTTGATTCTGTTTCTAATGACATTGTTGCGCCCGTTCAGTTGATTATCTGGACGAACGACAGTGGGGATGGGGTTACATTTGTTAAGCACGTCATGGACTATGACACCCTTGGTGATATCAATGATGGTGGTTTATACGATGCCTTTTTCTCTGTAAACGGGTTCGCTAACGCAAGTAGCATCAACTGGGCTAGTGTGGGGGCATTCCAAGCTATATTTAATTTAGACACTACTGGGGACATTACTCATAGTAAAGTAGCCGTCGATTTAAGCTTAGCTCGTGCGACGGCGGTTCAAGTACCCGAGCCAGCTGCGCTGTCCATGTTTAGTGCTGGTGTGCTAATGCTCGGTTTTGTGGGTTACAGACGCAGAAAAATCAGTAAACGCTGA
- a CDS encoding PEP-CTERM sorting domain-containing protein (PEP-CTERM proteins occur, often in large numbers, in the proteomes of bacteria that also encode an exosortase, a predicted intramembrane cysteine proteinase. The presence of a PEP-CTERM domain at a protein's C-terminus predicts cleavage within the sorting domain, followed by covalent anchoring to some some component of the (usually Gram-negative) cell surface. Many PEP-CTERM proteins exhibit an unusual sequence composition that includes large numbers of potential glycosylation sites. Expression of one such protein has been shown restore the ability of a bacterium to form floc, a type of biofilm.) — protein sequence MKIIRALSVMTCALLLHANGQAEEILIDDFSTNQGPVSDLVVGGGGSSSQIISGGGDILGEYRDIYVEEVDNGVDPTKAADDPTLGIHVQVSSGRFSATLDDLVKAYAVVTYDGANEVGGNWQTGVDVDGLGGDDWTGTIGFQFEAVSNDIVAPVQLIVWTNDSGDGVTFVKHVMDYDTLGDINGDGLYDAFFSVDGFADAGSINWASVGAFQAVFNLDTTGDLSHSKVSVDLSLARATAVQAPEPAALSMFGAGVLMLGFVGYRRRKDQ from the coding sequence ATGAAAATTATTAGAGCTTTATCCGTTATGACGTGTGCTTTGCTGCTCCATGCAAATGGGCAGGCAGAGGAAATTTTGATTGATGACTTTTCTACTAATCAAGGCCCGGTTAGTGATTTAGTCGTGGGTGGTGGTGGCAGTTCCAGTCAGATCATTTCTGGCGGTGGTGACATACTAGGCGAGTATCGTGATATCTACGTTGAGGAAGTCGATAATGGTGTCGATCCAACTAAGGCAGCGGATGATCCTACTTTAGGAATTCATGTCCAGGTATCCAGCGGGCGATTCAGCGCGACACTTGATGACCTTGTTAAAGCCTATGCAGTGGTAACCTATGATGGCGCGAATGAGGTGGGTGGTAACTGGCAGACGGGTGTAGATGTTGACGGCTTAGGCGGAGACGACTGGACCGGTACGATTGGATTCCAGTTTGAAGCTGTCTCTAATGACATCGTTGCGCCTGTTCAGCTAATCGTATGGACGAATGATAGTGGGGATGGGGTTACGTTTGTTAAACATGTCATGGACTACGACACTCTGGGCGACATTAACGGTGACGGTTTATATGACGCGTTTTTCTCTGTTGACGGGTTCGCTGACGCCGGCAGTATTAACTGGGCCAGTGTGGGGGCATTTCAGGCAGTATTTAATTTGGATACGACCGGCGATCTTTCTCATAGCAAAGTCAGCGTTGATTTAAGTCTCGCTCGTGCGACGGCGGTACAAGCTCCTGAGCCAGCTGCGCTATCTATGTTCGGTGCAGGTGTGTTAATGCTTGGTTTTGTAGGATACAGGCGTAGAAAAGATCAGTAG
- a CDS encoding PEP-CTERM sorting domain-containing protein has product MLKFVKALSVMTCALLLHSNAQAGDILIDDFSTNQGPVSDLVVDDMGSSNQGFTSGSIGGYRDIYVEEVDNGIGTGDDDSLGIHVQVSNGRFSATLDDLVKGFAVVTYDGANEVGSDWETGVDTNGLMSQDWSGTTGFLFEDISNDVIAPVQLVVWTNDSMDGVTFVKHILDFATFGNINDGGLYDAIIPVAWFDNHENINWASVGAFQAIFNLDSTQDLDNSEISVDLSLSRAVAVEVPEPAALSMFGAGILMLGFVGSRRRKNQ; this is encoded by the coding sequence ATGTTGAAATTCGTTAAAGCGTTATCTGTTATGACTTGTGCTTTACTTTTGCATTCGAACGCACAAGCAGGGGACATATTAATTGATGATTTTTCTACCAACCAAGGTCCTGTAAGTGACCTAGTCGTGGATGATATGGGCAGCTCCAACCAAGGTTTTACGAGTGGTAGTATCGGAGGATATCGTGATATCTATGTTGAAGAAGTGGATAACGGCATAGGCACTGGTGATGATGATTCCCTGGGAATTCATGTTCAGGTATCAAACGGTCGCTTTAGTGCGACGCTCGATGATCTCGTTAAAGGGTTTGCTGTCGTAACCTATGACGGTGCAAATGAAGTCGGCAGCGACTGGGAGACTGGTGTAGATACCAATGGTTTAATGAGTCAGGACTGGTCAGGCACGACTGGATTCCTGTTCGAAGACATTTCTAATGACGTTATTGCGCCGGTTCAGTTAGTTGTCTGGACAAATGACAGCATGGACGGAGTAACATTCGTTAAGCATATTCTCGATTTTGCAACTTTTGGTAATATCAACGATGGCGGATTATATGATGCGATTATCCCTGTAGCCTGGTTTGATAACCATGAAAACATCAATTGGGCGAGTGTAGGTGCGTTCCAGGCTATCTTTAACTTAGATAGCACTCAGGATCTCGATAATAGTGAAATAAGCGTCGACTTAAGTCTGTCTCGTGCCGTTGCAGTTGAAGTGCCAGAGCCTGCAGCTCTATCCATGTTTGGTGCTGGTATTTTAATGTTAGGTTTTGTGGGATCCAGACGCAGAAAAAATCAGTAA
- a CDS encoding DUF3859 domain-containing protein, producing MAKRTPVIEMTSYGIYSHWDAKAKELPRIKEFTQVVTADEGVEFGFTVNIKKAKGQLLEFCIHHPGIVNKKGKILAPFDGEVYVRSNDWHFYLGDTIQLLCPINGLESNLGEWRMTLEMQGKTIAEKTFKVIARDEGQFWKNRGF from the coding sequence GTGGCCAAACGTACTCCAGTTATAGAAATGACGTCCTATGGAATTTATTCCCATTGGGATGCAAAAGCCAAAGAGTTACCTCGAATTAAAGAGTTCACTCAAGTCGTTACTGCCGATGAAGGGGTTGAATTTGGATTTACCGTTAACATTAAAAAAGCGAAAGGACAGCTTTTAGAGTTTTGTATTCATCACCCGGGTATCGTTAACAAAAAAGGGAAAATACTGGCGCCTTTTGACGGTGAAGTGTATGTACGTAGCAATGATTGGCACTTTTATCTTGGTGACACTATTCAGCTACTGTGCCCAATTAACGGACTGGAAAGTAACTTAGGTGAATGGCGAATGACACTAGAGATGCAAGGTAAAACCATCGCTGAGAAAACATTCAAAGTTATCGCACGTGACGAAGGGCAGTTCTGGAAAAACCGAGGTTTTTAA
- a CDS encoding carbonic anhydrase, with amino-acid sequence MNKSLAAIGLSLAMFGSAHAANWGYEGNHGPEHWGEFASECALGKNQSPINIQSATQAELAKLQLDYKGKVVALTNNGHTLQTSLEGENSLLVDGKQFTLKQFHFHTPSENHVDGRSYPLEAHYVHADKQGNLAVVAVFFEQGDANPALASLLENVPEKDNNVTIRAPFDASALIPADKDYYRFNGSLTTPPCSEGVRWLVIQEPQTISATQIEKFEKAMGENNRPVQPLNARMILSK; translated from the coding sequence ATGAATAAGTCTCTCGCAGCTATTGGGTTATCACTGGCAATGTTTGGTTCCGCGCATGCAGCAAACTGGGGATATGAAGGTAATCATGGTCCTGAGCATTGGGGCGAGTTTGCATCTGAATGTGCGCTAGGTAAAAACCAAAGCCCGATTAATATCCAGTCAGCAACGCAAGCAGAGTTAGCTAAACTGCAATTGGACTATAAAGGCAAAGTGGTTGCACTGACGAACAATGGTCATACACTGCAAACCAGTTTAGAGGGTGAAAATAGTCTGTTGGTCGATGGCAAGCAATTCACTCTTAAGCAATTTCATTTCCACACGCCGTCAGAAAACCATGTAGATGGTAGGTCCTATCCTCTAGAGGCGCATTACGTTCATGCAGACAAACAAGGGAACCTAGCGGTTGTTGCGGTATTCTTCGAACAAGGTGACGCAAACCCTGCACTTGCTAGCTTGCTGGAGAATGTCCCAGAGAAAGACAATAACGTGACTATCCGCGCGCCATTTGATGCGAGTGCACTAATACCTGCCGACAAAGATTACTACCGTTTCAATGGTTCATTAACCACACCGCCTTGTTCTGAAGGTGTTCGTTGGTTAGTGATCCAAGAGCCGCAAACTATCTCTGCGACTCAGATTGAAAAGTTTGAAAAAGCAATGGGCGAGAACAACCGTCCGGTTCAGCCATTGAATGCACGTATGATTTTGTCTAAGTAG
- a CDS encoding mechanosensitive ion channel family protein gives MTQWFISLQSYILAHSEEWSSSVLFITLASLIAWIAWRIIHSRLAILVEKTQFHWDDMLLEALKAPVSTLIWCWPATVSLGIILESELNDKIDWLSTLKLILIISVLIWTLMRLISNVEDYVLKKNNRDETTVQAIAKVARLFFITLGILTIMQAFGLSLSGLLTFGGVGGLIVGLAAKDLLSNFFGGLMIYFDRPFKVGDWIRSPDREIEGTVERIGWRMTIIRTFDKRPLYVPNSVFSNIVVENPSRMLNRRIYEKIGLRYDDAEKIPEVIHAIKEMLKNHKDIDARQTLIVNFDSFGDSSLNFFIYTFTKTVNWVRYHEVKQDVLLQVVNIIKEHDADIAFPTQTLKLDPIQMANSVDQNDDNY, from the coding sequence ATGACACAATGGTTTATCAGTTTACAAAGCTACATTCTCGCCCATAGTGAGGAGTGGAGCAGCAGTGTTCTTTTCATCACACTTGCGAGCTTAATCGCTTGGATCGCTTGGCGAATCATCCATTCCCGTCTCGCTATTCTTGTCGAAAAAACACAATTTCATTGGGATGATATGTTACTCGAAGCGTTAAAAGCGCCAGTGAGTACATTGATCTGGTGTTGGCCCGCGACAGTCTCTCTCGGCATCATCCTTGAGAGCGAACTGAACGATAAAATAGACTGGCTGAGCACACTAAAGCTTATTTTGATCATCAGCGTTCTCATCTGGACCTTGATGAGACTCATCAGCAATGTCGAGGATTACGTTCTTAAGAAGAACAATCGTGACGAAACCACTGTACAGGCCATCGCAAAAGTCGCACGTTTGTTCTTTATCACGTTAGGTATCCTTACCATCATGCAGGCCTTTGGCTTGTCTCTGTCAGGTCTGCTGACATTCGGTGGTGTCGGCGGTTTGATCGTAGGTTTAGCCGCTAAGGATTTATTGTCTAACTTTTTTGGTGGTTTGATGATTTACTTCGACCGCCCGTTTAAAGTCGGTGACTGGATTCGCTCGCCTGACCGCGAGATAGAAGGTACGGTTGAACGTATCGGCTGGCGCATGACCATTATCCGTACCTTTGACAAGCGCCCACTATACGTACCTAACTCGGTATTCAGTAACATCGTTGTGGAAAATCCATCAAGAATGCTGAACCGACGAATCTATGAAAAAATCGGTCTTCGTTATGACGATGCAGAAAAAATACCGGAAGTTATTCATGCAATCAAAGAGATGCTGAAGAATCATAAAGATATCGATGCGCGCCAAACCCTAATTGTAAACTTCGATTCCTTCGGGGATTCCTCGCTAAACTTCTTTATCTACACCTTCACTAAAACAGTGAACTGGGTACGTTACCACGAAGTAAAACAAGATGTATTACTGCAGGTCGTGAATATCATTAAAGAGCACGATGCAGACATCGCCTTCCCGACTCAGACCCTTAAGTTGGACCCAATTCAAATGGCCAACTCTGTAGATCAAAACGACGACAATTATTAA
- a CDS encoding XRE family transcriptional regulator has product MEFTEQDRNALYDTWMSQKAKMHITQMDMAKRLGLNLHEFSGLLRGNSHLTLGFVQQLCEQLHVRPNQVIPSLMERDMAAIGSVLLQNRVTVDGDISNVFIDGNQVVIEYVHQVS; this is encoded by the coding sequence ATGGAATTTACAGAGCAGGATCGAAACGCGCTCTACGACACTTGGATGTCACAGAAAGCCAAAATGCACATTACTCAAATGGACATGGCAAAACGTCTCGGTTTGAACCTACATGAGTTTTCAGGATTATTACGCGGGAATTCGCACCTGACATTAGGTTTTGTTCAACAGCTGTGCGAACAACTGCATGTGCGTCCAAATCAAGTGATTCCGTCTTTAATGGAGCGAGATATGGCTGCTATCGGATCGGTGCTATTGCAAAATAGGGTAACGGTGGATGGCGATATCAGCAATGTGTTTATCGACGGTAATCAGGTTGTGATCGAATACGTTCACCAAGTTAGCTAA